In Hyphomicrobiales bacterium, the sequence GTGCCCCAATCCCCGTCGGCCAGCCACCTGCGGCACCGACGCTAGGCAGGTGCTGAACGACTGACAATCGGATTTGCGCGCCTCGAGCAGAACGCTGTCGATTGTTGCTTCGGCACCACCGATGCCCCCGCAGGTGACGGGCGACAGGGAGGGCACGCGTCGGCTGCCGAGCGCCCCTCCCAGCGGCTCAGTCCGCCGGGCGCACCGGCGCGGGCGCCCCCGGCCACACCACTTCCGAGCCCGGCGCTGGAGCCCGCGGAACGAGATGCGCGAGCATGAGCGAGACAAACGCCATACCCGCCCCCAGCAGGAAGACGGCGGAGGGATCGCGCAACCACACATAACCGAGGGCGACCGGCAGGAAGACCGCCGCGATATGGTTGATGGTGAATGCGACACCCGTCGACGGCGCGATGTCGGCCGGGTCGGCGATTTTCTGGAAATAGGTCTTTATGGCGATCGCGAGTGCAAAGAAGGCGTGGTCGACGATGTAGAGTCCCGCCGCCACCATCGGATCGTCGACGAAGGCATAGGCCGTGAAAACACCGACGAGGCCAATGTATTCGATGATGAGTGCCCGGCGTTCCCCGATGTACGCGATGAGCCGCCCGATCCGCGGCGCCAGGAACATGTTCATCACGTGGTTGACGAGAAACAGCGTCGTGATCGCCGTAACAGAATAGCCGAACTTCTCGACCATCATGAAACCGGCAAAGACGATGAAGATCTGACGCCGCGCGCCGCTCATGAATACGAGCGCGTAATAGAGGCCGTAGCGCTTGCGCACGATCAACTCGCGTCGTTGCACAACCTCCTGACGGAACATGGGAAAGGCGAGCCAGGCCATGAGCGTGATGGCGAGGGTTGCCGCCCCGGCGATCAGATAGACGTTCGCAAAGCCGAGACCGAGCAATTCGAACGTGAGATAGACGAGCCCATAGCTCCCCAGCGCGGCAAGCGAGCCGGCCGCCGCTATCCGCCCGAGGTCCTGCGCCGCTCGGTGTTTTGGCAGCCATTGCAGCGCCAGCGACTGGGCAACGGTCTCATAGTAATGGAAGCCGAGCGACATCAGCATGGTGGTGGCATAAAAGCCG encodes:
- a CDS encoding MFS transporter, which encodes MLLAAAMQLAHQTWFTLLNNFAIGEIDFSGREIGILQSLREIPGFLSFGVVFILLVMREQPLALISLVALGLGTALAGYFPSEYGFYATTMLMSLGFHYYETVAQSLALQWLPKHRAAQDLGRIAAAGSLAALGSYGLVYLTFELLGLGFANVYLIAGAATLAITLMAWLAFPMFRQEVVQRRELIVRKRYGLYYALVFMSGARRQIFIVFAGFMMVEKFGYSVTAITTLFLVNHVMNMFLAPRIGRLIAYIGERRALIIEYIGLVGVFTAYAFVDDPMVAAGLYIVDHAFFALAIAIKTYFQKIADPADIAPSTGVAFTINHIAAVFLPVALGYVWLRDPSAVFLLGAGMAFVSLMLAHLVPRAPAPGSEVVWPGAPAPVRPAD